One stretch of Leadbetterella byssophila DSM 17132 DNA includes these proteins:
- a CDS encoding transposase has product MGNTRRKFSSEFKSKVVLEALKERQTLSELASLFEVHPQQITNWKKEFMEKSAQIFELKSVGKSSVEEQEKEFLYAQIGQQKVEIEFLKKKWHQIQASNKGVK; this is encoded by the coding sequence ATGGGAAATACACGTAGAAAATTCAGTTCGGAATTCAAGAGCAAGGTGGTCTTGGAAGCCTTAAAGGAGCGACAAACTTTGTCGGAGCTTGCGTCATTATTTGAGGTTCATCCTCAGCAGATCACTAATTGGAAGAAGGAATTCATGGAGAAAAGTGCTCAAATTTTCGAGTTGAAGTCTGTTGGAAAATCAAGTGTTGAAGAACAGGAGAAGGAATTTCTTTATGCTCAAATCGGCCAGCAAAAAGTAGAAATTGAATTTCTTAAAAAAAAGTGGCATCAAATACAGGCCTCAAACAAAGGCGTGAAATGA
- a CDS encoding IS3 family transposase: MIEGTNKLLGISKQCSLLGIHRSGLYYRPVAEREEDLQLMLEIDKIYLKYPFMGSRRVVDQLTKLGFQVNRKRVQRLRRLMRLETFYPKPNTSKADPAKYKYPYLLKNLKIEKINQAWAVDITSVPMKTGFMYLVAIIDLYSRYVVNWSIGNTMDAQWVGNCLSEAFDKHGVPQIINSDQGSQFTSEVYLDLLKEKGVAISMDGKGRAVDNIFIERLWRSVKWEYVYLNPEIDGVALFKGLTQWFKFYNHERNHQGIDMEIPAERFNLVA, from the coding sequence ATGATCGAAGGGACGAATAAACTGCTGGGTATTTCTAAGCAATGCAGTCTATTGGGGATTCATCGCAGTGGTCTATATTACCGGCCCGTAGCAGAGCGTGAAGAAGATTTACAGCTTATGCTTGAAATTGATAAGATTTACCTCAAATACCCTTTTATGGGTAGTCGGAGGGTGGTAGATCAACTAACAAAGTTGGGCTTTCAGGTGAACCGTAAACGGGTGCAGAGATTAAGAAGACTTATGAGATTGGAAACCTTTTATCCTAAACCCAATACCAGTAAAGCAGACCCAGCGAAATATAAGTATCCCTACTTGCTAAAGAATTTAAAAATAGAAAAGATTAATCAGGCGTGGGCTGTGGATATCACCTCTGTCCCCATGAAAACCGGATTTATGTATCTGGTGGCAATAATAGACTTATATAGCAGATATGTGGTCAATTGGTCAATCGGCAACACTATGGATGCACAATGGGTAGGCAATTGTTTGTCAGAGGCATTTGACAAACATGGAGTGCCACAGATAATAAATAGTGATCAGGGAAGTCAGTTTACCTCAGAAGTTTACCTGGACTTACTGAAGGAAAAAGGGGTAGCCATTTCTATGGATGGAAAAGGTAGAGCCGTAGACAATATCTTTATAGAGAGGCTTTGGCGAAGTGTTAAATGGGAATATGTTTATCTTAATCCTGAAATCGATGGAGTGGCGTTGTTCAAAGGATTAACCCAGTGGTTTAAATTTTACAACCATGAGCGAAACCATCAGGGTATTGACATGGAAATTCCAGCAGAAAGATTTAACTTAGTAGCATAG
- a CDS encoding S8 family serine peptidase — protein MKKSKKHKTALFEVIPGNDVLKVANEIKESGLVEWCQPNFIADRKVGNPLYPDQYYLNNTGQFGGVAGIDINAPEAWALTTGCGIRVAVVDEGVDNHNDMNGRVTTGFDPVNLTNPGRPLVAADNHGVACAGIIAASNNTIGIRGIAENAIIVPVKIFANGTAYTDSDIGDAINWAWDDGNAEVLSNSWGNGPPSSDITNAINNATTSGRGYPPDELHV, from the coding sequence TTGAAAAAATCGAAGAAGCACAAAACAGCTTTGTTTGAGGTTATACCAGGTAACGATGTATTAAAGGTTGCCAATGAAATAAAGGAAAGTGGCTTAGTGGAATGGTGTCAACCAAATTTTATTGCGGATAGAAAAGTTGGCAACCCTTTATATCCTGATCAATATTATTTAAATAACACTGGACAATTTGGAGGCGTAGCTGGAATAGATATTAATGCTCCCGAAGCATGGGCCCTTACTACCGGGTGTGGAATTAGAGTTGCAGTAGTAGATGAGGGGGTAGATAACCATAATGATATGAATGGGAGGGTAACAACGGGTTTTGATCCTGTAAACTTAACTAACCCGGGTCGTCCCTTGGTTGCCGCGGATAATCATGGAGTTGCATGTGCTGGAATAATAGCTGCCTCAAATAATACCATTGGAATAAGGGGTATTGCAGAGAATGCAATTATAGTACCTGTTAAAATATTTGCAAATGGTACAGCTTACACTGATTCTGATATTGGTGACGCGATTAATTGGGCTTGGGATGATGGCAATGCGGAGGTTTTAAGCAATTCATGGGGAAATGGTCCACCATCTTCAGATATAACAAATGCGATTAACAATGCTACAACCTCTGGACGTGGGTATCCGCCCGACGAACTACATGTTTGA
- the tnpB gene encoding IS66 family insertion sequence element accessory protein TnpB (TnpB, as the term is used for proteins encoded by IS66 family insertion elements, is considered an accessory protein, since TnpC, encoded by a neighboring gene, is a DDE family transposase.) — MFSLGSSHRFYLYDAHCDMRKSFDGLCGLVISVMQRQPTSGEVFVFLNRSRTHIKLLHWERGSFVLYYKRLEQGTFGRSTLKKGELSWSDLVLMIEGIQIVSSIQKKRYSLP; from the coding sequence ATGTTCTCGCTAGGTTCCTCGCACCGTTTTTATTTGTACGATGCTCACTGCGACATGCGAAAATCTTTCGATGGTCTTTGCGGGCTGGTCATATCGGTGATGCAGCGACAGCCCACCAGCGGAGAGGTGTTTGTGTTCTTGAACCGGAGCCGTACCCACATTAAGCTTTTGCACTGGGAACGTGGCAGTTTTGTACTGTATTACAAGCGTCTCGAACAAGGTACTTTTGGCAGGTCTACACTGAAAAAGGGAGAGCTATCATGGAGTGATTTGGTGCTGATGATCGAAGGAATTCAGATAGTGAGCAGCATACAAAAAAAACGTTATTCACTGCCATAA
- the tnpA gene encoding IS66 family insertion sequence element accessory protein TnpA: protein MSKEEIRVQMLSMLAGWQQSGLSKKRYCEKNGISTATFYYWFSRSKEKDAGGRRFIRIYKPDKKVKLKLSIPMV, encoded by the coding sequence ATGAGCAAAGAAGAAATCAGAGTCCAGATGCTGTCTATGCTAGCAGGCTGGCAACAGAGCGGCCTGAGCAAGAAACGTTACTGCGAGAAAAATGGGATCAGCACTGCTACATTTTATTACTGGTTTTCGCGCAGTAAAGAGAAAGATGCGGGCGGCAGACGTTTTATAAGGATTTATAAGCCAGACAAAAAAGTGAAGCTGAAGTTATCTATTCCGATGGTGTAA